The Brachyspira hyodysenteriae ATCC 27164 genome includes a window with the following:
- a CDS encoding MBL fold metallo-hydrolase: MSELQIYCINNNMYGMNSYVVIADDEAMIIDAAQLNNYNAYKKILEGKKLVRVIYTHGHFDHISGADDIRNEFPDVPHCVHSMDYDFFQDGGLNVSSYLGSVIKCQSPEIQFNDGDTFKLKDIEFKVIHTPGHTRGGVCFYTKGHLFCGDTIFAYGIGRTDFPTGDFPTLEESISKKVFALDDDTLLYPGHDAYGVKLSQRKKMGVF; the protein is encoded by the coding sequence ATGAGCGAATTACAAATATATTGCATAAATAATAATATGTACGGTATGAATTCTTATGTAGTAATAGCTGATGATGAAGCTATGATTATAGATGCAGCACAATTAAATAATTATAATGCTTATAAAAAAATATTAGAAGGAAAAAAGCTAGTAAGAGTAATATATACTCATGGACATTTTGACCATATATCTGGTGCAGATGACATAAGAAACGAATTTCCAGATGTTCCTCATTGCGTACACAGTATGGATTATGATTTCTTTCAGGACGGAGGATTAAATGTAAGTTCATATTTGGGAAGCGTAATAAAATGCCAAAGCCCTGAAATACAATTCAATGACGGCGATACTTTCAAATTAAAAGATATAGAGTTCAAAGTTATACATACTCCAGGACATACAAGAGGAGGCGTATGCTTTTATACTAAAGGACATTTATTCTGCGGCGATACAATATTTGCTTACGGAATAGGAAGAACAGATTTTCCTACAGGCGATTTTCCTACATTAGAAGAAAGCATATCCAAAAAAGTATTTGCTTTAGATGATGATACTCTATTATATCCTGGACATGATGCTTATGGAGTAAAATTATCCCAAAGAAAGAAAATGGGTGTCTTTTAA
- a CDS encoding PepSY-like domain-containing protein: protein MDILSLKSLPQKAREFIETYFSDYYVFKVTFNSSYSAVFKGGSSINFNTKGEWISVIGNGNEIPFNIIEKLSEDNNIEKEIIKTIKNKYTDFNIYRIIKRKNKYEIEINSNIIIIDIEGNILKIKNV from the coding sequence ATGGATATTCTTTCATTAAAAAGCCTGCCTCAAAAAGCAAGAGAATTTATAGAGACATACTTTTCTGATTATTATGTATTTAAAGTAACATTTAATTCATCATATAGTGCAGTATTTAAAGGCGGTTCATCAATAAATTTTAATACAAAAGGAGAATGGATTTCTGTAATAGGAAACGGAAATGAAATACCATTTAATATAATAGAAAAACTTTCTGAAGATAATAATATAGAAAAAGAAATAATAAAAACTATAAAAAATAAATATACAGATTTTAATATATACAGAATCATTAAAAGAAAAAATAAATATGAAATAGAAATCAACAGCAATATAATCATAATAGATATTGAAGGGAATATATTAAAAATAAAAAATGTATGA
- a CDS encoding lipocalin/fatty acid-binding family protein codes for MKNILIIFFILNSFLFAQYYSYTNIPSFQKNEYFVHKGVSGKKNNAVIIYTETSIDNNGYWNIKETSIKGYVTNKLKDPFLLEESMMTNIRKSEMYSKIDLVNMRTVYNKTIDYYDFGTMEHTFDIRGKVNYTNAEGSLAIFSMYGAYQIARTFPLEATNEMNIIMPMTSKDNKIRVSILNNGIKKIKIQNEEKECYEMEIKIEGIPFSIFLPKIAAYIEKDDKTRKIIKYNTMSGMLDTMDIFLTETEKK; via the coding sequence ATGAAAAACATATTGATAATTTTTTTTATATTAAATTCATTTTTATTTGCACAATATTATTCTTATACTAATATTCCATCTTTTCAAAAAAATGAGTATTTTGTTCATAAAGGAGTATCAGGAAAGAAAAATAATGCTGTAATAATATATACAGAAACATCTATAGATAATAACGGATACTGGAATATTAAAGAAACATCTATAAAAGGTTATGTAACAAATAAATTAAAAGATCCGTTCTTACTTGAAGAAAGTATGATGACGAATATTAGAAAGTCAGAAATGTATTCTAAAATAGATCTTGTAAATATGAGAACTGTTTATAATAAAACTATAGATTATTATGATTTCGGTACTATGGAGCATACATTCGATATAAGAGGCAAGGTAAATTATACAAATGCAGAAGGTTCTTTGGCCATATTCTCTATGTACGGAGCCTATCAAATAGCTAGAACTTTCCCTCTTGAGGCAACAAATGAAATGAATATTATTATGCCTATGACTTCTAAAGATAATAAAATAAGAGTGTCCATACTTAATAACGGAATAAAAAAAATAAAAATACAAAATGAAGAAAAAGAATGCTATGAAATGGAAATAAAAATAGAAGGAATTCCATTCTCAATATTTCTTCCTAAAATAGCAGCCTATATTGAAAAAGATGATAAAACAAGAAAAATAATCAAATATAATACTATGTCTGGAATGCTTGATACTATGGATATTTTCCTTACAGAGACAGAAAAAAAATAA